The Dehalobacter sp. genome includes a window with the following:
- a CDS encoding germination protein YpeB, producing MNAESKKKLLSWLSLTLGIALIFSLGWGYYEFRELKEYKTETENQYSRAFTDLVTSLNEVETSIAKAKVAGSTAQRVLYLGETWKGSESAVSRLGQLPADEVGISYVDTFINQVGDFSKAMTRKTAAAAVMSAEEQATLNKMHERVIEINRSVQQVYNQFNSENLAWVDKPKGLLKKIGFGKSIQTAAQGDENSGKTNQQNQQAAAQTPTSVRGGLKQLDVSLQKYPPFTYQGELDKHYVDKPLGLPEGEINENKAVEVGKRFLEDLGQTGAAPQLSGLSDNLLGGFNLTYKDSYLEVSKKGGVVTFYRDQRELNDRQLDVKKTLDSAYASLARIGWDLVVTSSEDLGSYVLVDAVPRENGTLLYPDKIRLTIATDNGQIIGFDANPYYAYHHQRNLNRVLTLEQAKAKLKKEFKIIETKMAVISKLGTNEAFCYEFRGTAFGEEYMVYINALNGTEEKISRVVNTPAGKLIQ from the coding sequence ATGAACGCTGAATCAAAAAAAAAGCTGCTTTCCTGGCTGTCCCTGACGTTAGGGATTGCGCTGATTTTCTCTCTGGGCTGGGGTTATTATGAGTTTAGGGAACTCAAAGAGTATAAGACGGAAACAGAGAACCAGTATTCGAGGGCTTTTACGGATCTTGTGACGTCATTAAACGAAGTGGAAACAAGTATAGCCAAAGCAAAGGTTGCGGGTAGCACGGCCCAAAGGGTGCTTTATCTCGGAGAAACTTGGAAGGGAAGCGAAAGTGCGGTCAGCCGCCTTGGCCAGCTGCCGGCAGACGAGGTCGGGATTAGCTATGTTGACACGTTTATCAACCAGGTCGGCGATTTCAGCAAGGCCATGACCCGCAAGACGGCTGCTGCCGCCGTGATGAGTGCTGAGGAGCAGGCCACATTGAACAAAATGCATGAAAGAGTGATAGAAATCAACCGCTCAGTTCAGCAAGTTTACAATCAGTTTAATTCCGAGAACCTCGCCTGGGTGGACAAACCCAAAGGATTGCTGAAAAAAATCGGTTTCGGAAAATCCATTCAGACCGCTGCTCAGGGTGATGAAAACAGCGGAAAGACCAATCAGCAAAATCAACAGGCAGCTGCCCAAACGCCAACTTCTGTCAGAGGCGGGTTGAAGCAGCTTGATGTCAGCCTTCAGAAATATCCTCCATTCACATATCAGGGAGAACTGGACAAGCATTATGTGGATAAGCCGCTTGGTTTACCGGAAGGAGAAATTAATGAAAACAAAGCCGTGGAGGTTGGCAAGCGTTTTCTTGAAGATTTGGGGCAGACAGGTGCGGCTCCACAGTTAAGCGGTTTAAGCGACAACCTCCTCGGAGGATTTAATCTTACGTATAAGGACAGCTATTTGGAGGTCAGCAAAAAAGGCGGTGTCGTCACGTTTTACCGGGACCAGCGTGAATTAAACGATCGCCAGCTCGATGTTAAAAAAACCTTGGATAGTGCCTATGCCTCTCTGGCCAGGATAGGATGGGATCTGGTCGTAACTTCTTCCGAGGATCTCGGGTCCTATGTTTTGGTTGATGCAGTTCCGCGGGAGAACGGGACACTGCTGTATCCTGACAAGATCAGGCTGACCATAGCGACAGATAACGGTCAGATCATTGGCTTCGACGCTAACCCCTACTATGCGTATCATCATCAACGAAATCTGAATCGCGTGCTTACACTGGAGCAGGCCAAGGCAAAACTCAAGAAAGAATTTAAGATCATCGAAACAAAAATGGCGGTGATCTCAAAATTAGGGACAAATGAAGCCTTTTGTTATGAATTCAGAGGGACGGCATTTGGGGAGGAGTATATGGTTTATATCAATGCGCTGAATGGAACGGAAGAAAAAATCAGCAGGGTTGTCAATACGCCTGCTGGAAAATTAATCCAGTAA
- the sleB gene encoding spore cortex-lytic enzyme has translation MNQNSNEKKQKKIFSIITVSLILCLVLSAASQAALGDRTLSKGSRGSEVKALQSKLVQLGYQVGKVDGIYGKSTMAAVKRFQKSRGLKADGIAGDKTIRELKRLTGESTTSSGKQVGFKNADFQLLARCVYAEGRGEPYIGQVAIGACIMNRIKSSSFPKTIAGVIYEPKAFSAVDDGQINLQPDETAIKAAREAMNGSDPTNGAVYYFNPDKTTNKFVWSRPQIKKIGKHIFTR, from the coding sequence ATGAATCAGAATTCCAATGAAAAAAAACAAAAAAAAATATTCAGTATTATAACGGTAAGTCTTATTCTGTGTCTGGTTCTTTCTGCTGCCAGTCAGGCTGCTCTTGGAGACCGGACACTGTCCAAGGGTTCCAGAGGTTCTGAAGTCAAAGCCTTGCAGAGCAAACTGGTCCAACTCGGGTATCAGGTCGGGAAAGTTGACGGTATTTATGGAAAGTCAACAATGGCTGCCGTCAAAAGATTTCAAAAAAGCAGAGGATTAAAAGCTGACGGCATAGCCGGAGACAAAACGATTCGGGAGTTAAAAAGACTGACAGGTGAAAGTACTACCTCTTCCGGAAAACAGGTAGGTTTTAAGAACGCCGATTTTCAGCTGCTGGCTCGGTGTGTTTATGCGGAAGGCCGCGGTGAACCGTATATTGGTCAGGTGGCGATCGGGGCCTGTATCATGAATAGGATTAAAAGTTCCTCCTTCCCGAAAACCATCGCCGGTGTCATTTACGAGCCAAAGGCCTTTTCGGCAGTAGATGACGGTCAGATCAACCTTCAACCTGATGAAACCGCCATTAAGGCAGCTAGGGAAGCGATGAACGGATCTGATCCGACCAATGGAGCGGTCTATTATTTTAATCCCGACAAGACCACCAATAAATTTGTCTGGTCAAGACCGCAGATCAAAAAAATTGGCAAACATATTTTTACACGTTAG
- a CDS encoding FAD-binding oxidoreductase, which yields MTIQKEVIEDLKSIWGDRINFNALERKIYAHDMGVMPSMIKPFAGNPIPDGIVQPSSEDELVHLVTYANRHQISLIPRGKATSGYGGVLPVDGGLIVEFNRMKKILDISEQESSATIQPGVVWNELEYHLNQKNLTLALYPTSAPSSTVGGWLAQGGAGIGSYEFGYFRDNVLSARVVLPDGSVKFMQGSDLDLVSDVNGITGLISEISIRVKMLKPMHVKAIAFGNPDHLAGFMKDLFSRKVPLWSASFINPDAARLKNNLPPHYHHGERVSDEHRPILPEKYIAILSVPTTVAILFRPM from the coding sequence TTGACCATTCAGAAAGAAGTCATTGAAGATTTGAAGTCAATCTGGGGGGACCGGATAAACTTCAACGCCCTGGAAAGAAAAATTTATGCCCACGATATGGGAGTAATGCCCTCCATGATCAAACCCTTTGCCGGTAATCCTATTCCGGACGGTATTGTTCAACCGTCATCCGAAGATGAACTTGTTCACCTCGTGACCTATGCGAACCGGCATCAAATCAGCTTAATTCCAAGAGGGAAAGCAACATCCGGGTATGGCGGCGTACTGCCGGTTGACGGTGGGCTAATCGTCGAATTTAACCGGATGAAAAAAATCCTCGATATCTCCGAACAGGAAAGCAGTGCAACTATACAGCCGGGCGTTGTCTGGAATGAACTCGAGTATCACCTGAACCAAAAGAACCTGACGCTGGCGTTATACCCGACAAGTGCTCCTTCTTCGACGGTCGGCGGATGGCTTGCGCAGGGCGGTGCTGGAATCGGCAGTTATGAATTCGGCTACTTCCGAGACAATGTACTGTCTGCCAGAGTTGTCTTGCCAGATGGCTCTGTCAAATTCATGCAGGGTTCGGATCTGGATCTGGTTTCGGACGTTAATGGAATCACTGGTTTAATTAGCGAGATCAGCATCCGGGTTAAAATGCTGAAACCAATGCATGTCAAAGCCATCGCTTTTGGCAATCCGGACCATCTTGCAGGATTCATGAAAGATCTGTTTTCCCGCAAAGTGCCTTTATGGTCGGCATCGTTTATTAACCCGGACGCTGCGAGGTTAAAGAATAATCTACCGCCGCATTATCATCACGGGGAGCGAGTCTCGGATGAGCACAGACCGATTCTGCCCGAAAAATATATAGCGATTCTGTCTGTACCAACGACCGTTGCGATCTTGTTCAGGCCGATGTGA
- a CDS encoding heterodisulfide reductase-related iron-sulfur binding cluster — protein MEIAEKNNGEFLSAEIARHEWDARFEPVRAKRIAPSLIPSEVIIPLENLDKVIQEITAEVKHPFILEGFATNSQEFVLLGFILHDERQFNFNLAYALSLSILNTAQKYQGRPYASGLYFIGFVEKIFGKDRVKKLTAFKKQVDPNKMMNPGKVLDNSFLSRGIELAGTLDPILKIFGNLAKAKDPGEVFKERKGIPGDIVWYAYACSQCGYCVDQCDQYYGRGWESQSPRGKWTFFKLLLEGEVEFTQRAVDTFLACTTCELCNRTCQLDLPNESSWLKLRGLLVDGLGYRTFPPFEIMANTMRQQSNIWGGYAKDRDKWIIDEVRDSIQEKAEYAFFPGCTSSFVEQDIAQSTALLLKEARIKYAYLGNKEQCCGIPMLVSGRWEVFNETAAKNIATMKQTGAKTVITTCPACWLVWEIYYRHWAKDNNIEYDLHAKHYADVLAEKIEAGEFKLAKELNLQATYHDPCHMGRAGARFKGPRTLINAIPGSNFREMRFHHYDAHCCGAVISLVADPKVASEIGASRIEEAIECGADTIITACPCCRVQLKISAEDNHLPIKIRDLSTLAAESLGYDIPCSDPVIDEKWAVFDRMIRMMTPWGMADMMAGLIPEMIEAMPDTYRNMMKMVMNAPEVFKEPMISMMKSVMPSLFPGLLPGIMDKVMPRMLEKVSEAIPMPGYLEEQMPNLMPKTMEVLMPKMLDEIIPYFLPKMADYLRRK, from the coding sequence ATGGAAATCGCCGAAAAAAACAACGGAGAATTTCTCTCCGCCGAAATCGCCCGACATGAATGGGATGCCCGTTTTGAACCCGTCAGGGCCAAGAGAATTGCCCCTTCCCTGATTCCAAGCGAGGTTATTATCCCGCTGGAAAACCTCGATAAAGTCATTCAAGAGATTACGGCCGAGGTTAAGCACCCATTTATTCTGGAGGGCTTTGCGACAAATTCCCAGGAATTTGTTCTGCTGGGTTTCATCCTGCATGATGAAAGGCAGTTTAACTTCAATCTTGCTTATGCGCTTTCTCTGTCTATTCTGAACACCGCTCAGAAATACCAGGGCAGACCGTATGCGTCCGGCTTATATTTTATTGGGTTCGTCGAAAAGATCTTTGGCAAGGACAGGGTCAAAAAACTGACCGCATTCAAAAAGCAGGTTGACCCGAATAAAATGATGAATCCGGGCAAAGTCCTGGACAACAGTTTTTTGTCCAGGGGAATTGAACTTGCAGGTACGCTTGACCCGATCCTCAAAATATTCGGCAATTTGGCCAAAGCCAAAGATCCCGGTGAAGTATTCAAGGAGAGAAAAGGCATTCCGGGTGACATTGTCTGGTATGCCTACGCCTGTTCGCAATGTGGCTACTGTGTCGATCAATGTGATCAATATTACGGCCGGGGTTGGGAGTCCCAATCCCCGCGCGGCAAATGGACGTTTTTTAAACTTCTTCTGGAAGGGGAAGTCGAATTTACCCAGCGTGCTGTTGACACTTTCTTGGCCTGCACGACGTGTGAATTATGCAACAGGACCTGTCAGCTGGATTTGCCGAATGAATCTTCCTGGCTAAAACTGCGGGGGCTGCTGGTAGACGGACTCGGGTACAGGACATTTCCTCCTTTTGAAATCATGGCCAATACGATGCGCCAGCAGAGCAATATTTGGGGCGGATACGCTAAGGACAGGGATAAATGGATCATTGACGAGGTTCGGGACAGTATCCAGGAAAAAGCCGAATACGCCTTTTTCCCTGGCTGTACCTCATCCTTCGTCGAACAGGATATTGCCCAGTCTACTGCTTTGCTGTTAAAGGAAGCAAGGATCAAATATGCTTATCTCGGCAACAAGGAACAGTGCTGCGGCATACCGATGCTCGTATCCGGACGCTGGGAGGTCTTCAATGAAACGGCGGCTAAGAATATTGCCACGATGAAGCAGACCGGGGCCAAGACCGTTATTACAACCTGTCCGGCCTGCTGGCTGGTCTGGGAAATCTATTACCGCCATTGGGCCAAAGACAACAATATTGAATATGATCTGCATGCCAAACATTATGCGGATGTTTTAGCCGAAAAGATTGAAGCGGGAGAGTTTAAGCTTGCCAAAGAACTTAACCTTCAGGCAACCTACCATGATCCTTGTCATATGGGACGGGCCGGAGCCAGGTTTAAAGGTCCACGTACGCTGATCAACGCAATCCCCGGCTCAAACTTCAGGGAAATGCGTTTTCACCATTATGATGCGCACTGCTGCGGCGCCGTGATCTCTCTAGTGGCTGATCCGAAGGTCGCCTCTGAGATTGGTGCTTCCCGGATTGAGGAAGCGATAGAGTGCGGTGCGGATACGATTATTACCGCCTGTCCCTGCTGCAGGGTGCAGTTAAAAATCTCGGCCGAGGATAATCATCTGCCAATTAAGATCCGCGATTTATCTACGCTGGCCGCCGAAAGCCTTGGCTATGACATTCCGTGCTCAGATCCGGTCATCGATGAGAAATGGGCTGTCTTTGACAGGATGATCCGAATGATGACCCCCTGGGGAATGGCCGATATGATGGCCGGTCTAATTCCGGAGATGATTGAAGCCATGCCGGACACATACAGGAACATGATGAAAATGGTGATGAACGCGCCGGAAGTGTTCAAAGAGCCGATGATCTCCATGATGAAAAGCGTGATGCCTTCCTTATTCCCCGGATTGCTACCGGGCATCATGGATAAAGTCATGCCGCGAATGCTTGAGAAAGTAAGCGAAGCCATCCCGATGCCGGGGTACCTCGAAGAACAGATGCCAAACCTGATGCCCAAAACGATGGAGGTACTCATGCCTAAAATGCTAGACGAGATCATCCCGTATTTCCTGCCGAAAATGGCGGATTATTTGAGAAGGAAATAA
- a CDS encoding alanine--glyoxylate aminotransferase family protein, whose translation MPNKEMLLIPGPTPVVDEIYEALSRETMSHTDMRFAGIFSEALAQTRKMFNTDGEVFVIAGSGTLAMEMALANTVARGEKLLIVSHGYFGDRFIGVAKALGIEAEVLAAEWGKQIEPAQIEEKLQQGGFKAVTVTHADTSTGVAANLDKVVPTVKKYGALFILDGVCASGGLEEDMGKAYGTDDYKIDVVLTASQKAIGVPPGLAIVAFGQKALESRAKMDGINSYYMDINNWSPVMKEPQKYFATHPINMIYGYAEAMKIIAAEGTAARYRRHTAIGKAIRAAVRSMGMNIFAAEEVAAPTLSCILYPEGINDAEFRAVLAKKGLIVAGLLASLAGKGFRLGHMGNTTNDIFCKALEIIGETLGEMGFPVDSAKAVQVFKDVFAENNK comes from the coding sequence ATGCCCAATAAAGAAATGCTCTTAATTCCCGGCCCGACACCTGTAGTCGACGAAATTTATGAGGCGCTTTCCCGGGAAACAATGTCCCATACGGATATGCGTTTTGCAGGTATTTTCAGCGAAGCTCTCGCTCAGACCAGAAAAATGTTCAATACGGATGGCGAAGTTTTTGTTATCGCCGGATCCGGAACACTAGCCATGGAAATGGCACTGGCCAATACGGTTGCCCGCGGTGAGAAGCTGCTCATCGTAAGCCATGGCTATTTTGGAGACCGCTTTATCGGAGTAGCGAAAGCTTTAGGGATTGAAGCTGAAGTACTGGCTGCTGAGTGGGGCAAACAAATTGAACCGGCTCAGATTGAAGAAAAGCTGCAGCAAGGCGGATTTAAAGCTGTTACGGTAACCCACGCGGATACATCAACGGGAGTAGCTGCTAATCTGGACAAAGTTGTTCCGACAGTCAAAAAGTATGGCGCGCTCTTTATTTTAGACGGCGTATGTGCTTCCGGCGGACTTGAAGAAGATATGGGCAAAGCCTATGGTACTGACGATTATAAGATTGACGTTGTTTTGACCGCATCTCAGAAAGCGATCGGGGTTCCTCCTGGACTTGCGATTGTGGCCTTTGGACAGAAAGCCCTAGAATCCAGAGCGAAAATGGATGGTATCAACAGTTACTATATGGATATCAACAACTGGAGCCCGGTCATGAAAGAGCCCCAGAAATATTTTGCGACCCACCCGATCAATATGATCTATGGCTATGCAGAAGCTATGAAAATCATTGCGGCCGAAGGAACGGCAGCGCGTTATCGTCGGCATACAGCGATTGGCAAAGCAATCCGTGCGGCGGTCAGATCCATGGGCATGAATATTTTTGCTGCGGAAGAAGTCGCTGCTCCGACTTTAAGCTGCATTCTTTATCCAGAAGGAATCAACGATGCCGAATTCAGAGCCGTACTCGCGAAGAAAGGGCTGATCGTAGCCGGATTACTCGCTTCTCTGGCCGGAAAAGGCTTCAGATTGGGACATATGGGGAACACCACGAATGATATTTTCTGCAAAGCGCTCGAAATCATTGGTGAAACACTCGGAGAAATGGGATTCCCGGTGGACAGCGCGAAAGCCGTCCAGGTATTCAAGGACGTTTTTGCTGAGAATAATAAATAA
- the asnS gene encoding asparagine--tRNA ligase: MNSIAVKQIYEATEAKIGERLQISGWVRTVRASKEFGFIEFNDGSCFRNLQIVYGQDLLNFSEVSRLGAGSAITAEGILVSSPGANQAFELKAEKIQIENACPADYPLQKKKHSLEFLRTIAHLRPRTNTFSAVFRLRSVISMAVHQFFQDKGFVYVHTPIITGSDAEGAGEMFRVSTLKLDHLPRDDRGAVDYRQDFFGKETNLTVSGQLNAESFCLAFKDVYTFGPTFRAENSNTARHAAEFWMIEPEIAFAELNDIQNLAEEMMKYLIAYALEHCPDEMAFFSKFIDKELLARLNNVLDSEFGRLSYSDAIEILKKANMDFAYPVEWGLDLQTEHERYLTEKVFGKPLFITDYPKEIKAFYMRQNDDQQTVAAMDLLVPGVGEIIGGSQREERTDLLTKRIAQLGMSEEHYGWYLELRKYGGVKHAGFGLGFERLIMYLSGISNIRDVIPFPRTVKSADV, translated from the coding sequence ATGAACAGTATAGCTGTAAAGCAAATTTATGAGGCAACAGAGGCTAAGATTGGGGAGCGTCTGCAAATCTCAGGCTGGGTAAGGACGGTCAGAGCATCCAAAGAATTTGGTTTTATCGAATTCAATGACGGCAGTTGCTTCAGAAACCTACAAATCGTCTATGGTCAGGATTTGCTAAACTTTTCCGAAGTCAGCCGACTCGGAGCCGGTTCCGCCATAACTGCGGAAGGGATACTGGTTTCCTCTCCGGGGGCAAACCAGGCTTTTGAGCTAAAAGCCGAGAAGATCCAAATCGAAAATGCCTGTCCGGCTGATTATCCGCTGCAGAAGAAAAAGCATAGTCTGGAATTTCTTAGAACGATTGCGCACCTCCGTCCCCGGACCAATACATTCTCGGCTGTATTCAGACTCAGGTCTGTCATTTCAATGGCCGTGCATCAGTTTTTTCAGGATAAAGGCTTTGTCTATGTGCATACGCCAATCATCACGGGAAGTGATGCCGAGGGAGCGGGAGAAATGTTTCGGGTATCCACACTGAAGCTTGATCATCTGCCGCGTGATGACCGGGGAGCAGTGGATTACCGTCAGGATTTTTTTGGTAAGGAGACAAATCTTACGGTAAGCGGACAGCTGAATGCCGAAAGTTTTTGCCTTGCGTTTAAAGATGTCTACACATTTGGACCGACTTTCAGGGCAGAAAACTCCAATACGGCCAGGCATGCAGCCGAATTTTGGATGATTGAGCCGGAAATTGCCTTTGCAGAGTTAAACGATATCCAAAATCTCGCCGAGGAAATGATGAAGTATCTGATTGCTTATGCGCTGGAACACTGCCCGGACGAAATGGCGTTTTTTAGTAAGTTTATCGATAAAGAATTGCTGGCCCGGCTGAACAATGTTTTAGATTCGGAATTTGGCCGTCTGTCCTACAGCGACGCCATCGAGATTTTAAAGAAAGCCAATATGGATTTTGCTTATCCTGTGGAATGGGGATTAGACCTGCAAACTGAGCACGAACGTTATTTAACCGAAAAGGTATTTGGAAAACCACTTTTCATTACAGATTACCCCAAGGAGATTAAGGCTTTTTACATGAGGCAAAACGATGATCAGCAGACGGTGGCTGCGATGGACCTGCTTGTTCCGGGTGTCGGTGAAATCATCGGCGGCAGTCAGAGAGAAGAAAGAACAGATTTGCTGACAAAACGAATTGCTCAGCTTGGAATGAGTGAGGAGCATTATGGCTGGTACCTTGAACTTAGAAAATATGGCGGGGTAAAACATGCAGGCTTCGGCCTCGGCTTTGAGCGCCTGATCATGTATTTAAGCGGGATTTCCAATATCCGTGATGTCATCCCGTTCCCGAGAACCGTGAAATCCGCAGATGTCTAG
- a CDS encoding DUF2225 domain-containing protein, translated as MMDKKDITEKLEPLYDKKVECLLCGQEFVTKKIRSRFIKPRKVDSDFGQIFEQGDNSPLFYYVMVCPHCGFSFTEDFSKIMAQNVRKKTLEEISGKMDHSKDFCGERDYQMAVRTFKLAIYFAQLIKEKHVVLARICHRLAWIYRGAGITEEEMRFMNLACTEYEQSFLYTDFNPELTPEIQILYLIGELNRRLGKYNEAVKYFSTVSEHPDKSRYIKYVNMARNQWSEAVQEYRESKIKQQIQPNVKSE; from the coding sequence ATGATGGATAAAAAGGATATAACTGAAAAGCTCGAGCCTCTCTACGACAAAAAGGTCGAATGCCTTTTATGCGGTCAGGAATTCGTGACCAAGAAAATCCGGTCGCGGTTCATTAAGCCGCGCAAGGTCGACAGTGATTTTGGTCAGATATTTGAGCAAGGTGACAATAGTCCGTTATTCTACTATGTCATGGTCTGCCCTCATTGCGGTTTTTCTTTCACAGAGGATTTTTCCAAAATCATGGCACAAAATGTTCGCAAAAAAACCCTCGAGGAGATCTCCGGCAAGATGGACCACAGTAAAGACTTTTGCGGAGAGCGGGATTATCAAATGGCAGTCAGAACGTTTAAGCTAGCGATCTACTTTGCCCAGCTGATTAAAGAAAAACATGTTGTGCTGGCAAGGATCTGTCACCGCCTGGCGTGGATTTACCGCGGAGCCGGAATTACTGAAGAAGAGATGAGATTTATGAACCTGGCCTGTACCGAATATGAACAATCTTTTCTTTATACGGATTTCAATCCGGAATTGACTCCGGAAATCCAGATTTTATATTTGATCGGTGAATTGAACCGCAGACTAGGAAAATACAATGAAGCTGTCAAATATTTTTCTACAGTCAGTGAACATCCTGACAAAAGCCGGTACATAAAATATGTCAATATGGCCAGAAATCAGTGGAGCGAAGCTGTCCAGGAATATCGGGAGAGCAAGATCAAACAGCAAATACAGCCAAACGTAAAATCAGAATAA
- a CDS encoding class I SAM-dependent RNA methyltransferase, giving the protein MARVELIAVTAFGLEAVVARELKNLGYENTEVQNGKISWTTNEEGICRANLWLRCADRISLKMGEFEARSFEELFQQTKALPWEEWLPVDACFPVTGKSVKSQLHSVPDCQAIVKKAIVERLKDTYGVSWFEETGALYAVQVSILKDTVTLTIDTSGKGLNKRGYRQMAGEAPLKETLAAAMVYLSYWKPDRVLLDPFCGTGTIPIEAAFIGQNRAPGLARAFSAERWTNIAEKHWRKAREEAEDLWQRNEELAIYGSDIDPAALRLAREHTREAGLEGKIFFQRLPVKEVRSRFKYGCIITNPPYGQRLGTAAEAETAYQELGEVLERLEDWSLQMLTSLPKPERFIKKRWDKSRKLYNGRIECHYYQFFGLKPPKDAKNNL; this is encoded by the coding sequence ATGGCAAGGGTTGAACTGATCGCAGTAACGGCATTTGGGCTTGAAGCTGTCGTTGCGCGGGAACTTAAAAATCTGGGGTATGAAAATACAGAGGTTCAGAACGGTAAGATATCATGGACAACAAATGAAGAAGGGATTTGCCGGGCCAATCTGTGGCTGAGGTGTGCGGACCGTATCAGTTTGAAGATGGGTGAGTTTGAAGCCCGAAGCTTTGAGGAATTATTCCAGCAAACGAAAGCATTGCCTTGGGAGGAATGGCTGCCGGTGGACGCCTGTTTTCCGGTGACCGGAAAATCGGTTAAATCTCAGCTGCATAGTGTTCCAGACTGCCAGGCGATCGTTAAGAAAGCGATTGTGGAGAGACTGAAGGATACCTATGGCGTCAGCTGGTTTGAAGAGACAGGAGCCCTCTATGCCGTACAGGTCTCTATTCTGAAAGATACTGTTACGCTGACCATCGATACTTCCGGTAAGGGATTAAACAAACGCGGCTATAGGCAAATGGCCGGGGAGGCTCCATTAAAAGAAACACTTGCTGCTGCAATGGTCTATCTTAGCTACTGGAAACCCGACCGTGTTCTTCTGGATCCTTTTTGCGGAACAGGAACGATTCCGATTGAAGCGGCTTTTATCGGGCAGAACCGGGCACCTGGTCTGGCCAGGGCATTTTCGGCTGAACGATGGACGAACATTGCGGAAAAACATTGGCGAAAAGCAAGAGAAGAAGCAGAAGATCTCTGGCAAAGAAATGAGGAACTTGCAATCTATGGTTCGGATATTGATCCAGCTGCTTTACGCTTAGCCAGGGAACACACCAGAGAAGCAGGTCTGGAAGGAAAAATATTTTTTCAGAGGCTACCGGTCAAAGAAGTCCGCTCCAGATTTAAATATGGCTGTATCATTACGAATCCTCCATACGGGCAAAGGCTTGGAACAGCAGCAGAAGCTGAAACTGCTTATCAGGAACTTGGCGAGGTTCTGGAGAGACTCGAAGATTGGTCCCTGCAGATGCTCACTTCGCTGCCAAAACCAGAAAGGTTCATTAAAAAAAGGTGGGATAAAAGCCGGAAATTATATAATGGAAGAATTGAGTGCCATTATTATCAGTTTTTTGGGCTCAAACCTCCAAAAGACGCGAAAAATAACCTATAG
- a CDS encoding response regulator, with protein sequence MRPVVMVIDDDTSIANLLSTMLIGNGYTPIIASNGYSALTMLKSCPHPNLILTDYSMPILNGCEFIEKISAQKNLKNIPVIMISGSDIEERKLPKTTNFKGIIQKPFKINTVLDVIKHHAINHCDSSLYPA encoded by the coding sequence TTGAGGCCTGTTGTAATGGTCATCGACGACGACACAAGTATAGCCAATCTTCTGTCAACAATGCTAATTGGCAACGGCTATACTCCAATTATCGCGTCAAATGGATATTCAGCTCTTACTATGCTGAAGAGCTGCCCTCACCCAAATTTAATTCTCACAGACTATTCCATGCCTATACTCAATGGCTGCGAATTTATTGAGAAGATTTCAGCTCAAAAAAATCTGAAAAATATCCCGGTAATTATGATTTCCGGTTCAGATATTGAAGAAAGGAAGCTGCCGAAAACCACAAATTTCAAGGGGATTATCCAGAAACCGTTTAAAATCAATACGGTTCTTGACGTTATCAAGCATCACGCAATCAATCATTGCGATTCTTCACTCTATCCTGCTTAA